GAGCAGCGTTCACCGAACCCGGTATCCACTACCTGCGGGGGTCGTGGTCATTGAGACCCGACGAAAGCCTCGTCCTCGACGGTCCGCTGGTGGCGTGCCGCCACTGGAACATCGTGCTGTACAGCCGATTTCTGAACTCCCTCGACTATCGGCGCCGCACGGTGTCCCGGACCGCGGCGAACGCCACTATCGAAGACGGGCGATATCGCTTCGCGCTCGCCGGCCGCGATCCTGGCCTTGAGGGCTACGACTGGCTGGACACCGAGGGCCGCGCTTTCGGGATCTTCGTGATGCGTTTCCTGCAGCCCGCTTCCGAACCAACCCTTCCCGATGTGCGCGTCGTGCGCATGGGCGAGCGGCCATGACGTGGCGGCCGTCCGCGCGCACCGCCGCCGCTCTCGCGATCTACGAGGCCGCCGAGCAGGACCGCACGAGCCGACCGGAGCGCTACCTCCTCGAACCGGGCGCGATAGTTGATCGCTTGGCGGCCCGCGGTATTGACGAGCGCCGGTTCGCGAAGGGTTGGCGTGCCGGACTGGAGATGTTCCTGCAGTCGGCGAAGGAGGAGGGCCGCCTCAACGCGGTGGGCGCACGGACGGCGGTGCAGTCGGCGCTCGGCCGGTTGACCGCCGGGGCGAAGATCGCGCAATGGCGCGAGGAGAATCCCGCAAGGGCCGACGCGCCGCTGGCACCGCCGATCGTCATCGTGGGTGGGTGGCGCACCGGCACGACGTTCCTGTTCCGTCTGCTGGGCAGCGATCCGCGACTGCATGCACAGCTCCCCGCCGAACTCGCCGCGCCGTGGTTGTTCGCGGATTCGGCGCCGCACGCCGGACCCGAATTGTCCGCGGCCGGAAGCCAAATGCTGCACACCCTCAATCCCGATATGGCGTTCGTCCATCCGTCCGGTCCGACACTGCCGGAGGAATGCGTTCTCGGTATGGGCACCGACATGCGTAACTGGGGCTTCACGTCGTTCATGCGACTGCCGTCGTACGCCACATGGCTGGCCGACCAGGACTTCGGTGATTCGTATGCACGGTATCGCGAAGCGCTGCAGTTGCTGGCGTCCAACGACGACCGCCGGTTCGTGCTGAAGGCGCCGGCCCACACGCCCGAGCTCCGGCATATCGCACGAGAGTTTCCCGGTGCCATCGTGATTCAGATTCACCGCGATATCGTGACGACCATCGCCTCGGGCGCCAGCCTGTTCGCGGTGTACCAGTCGACGTACAGCGACAACGTGGATGCCGTCGACGTCGGTCGCAGGCAAGCCGACCAGACCGAGCTGTGGTTCCGTCGGGCGGCGGAGTTCCGCGGGTCAGCGGAACGGAACGCGGTCACGCTCATCGACGTCGACTACCGGGAACTGGTCGATGACACCCCGCGCGTGCTCGAGAAGATCTACTCGGCCGTCGATATGCCGGTTCCGGCGCTGGAAGAGTTCATCGCCGATTACCACGCGGCGCACCCGCGCGACGCTCACGGGACCCACCGTTACCAGCCGGAAGACTTCGGAATCGACGTCGGCGAACTGCGCGAACGCTTCGCCTTCCTGGGCCGCTGACAGTCTTCGCCCTGACCCGCCTACTTAGAGGGCGGCCGAAACCCTCCCTGGGCCACCGAGACAGAGATACCGCTGCCGATCTCCCCGTCCTCGTCGAAAAGTATCGCCGATCCGGTCGCGATGCCGTCCTGGGTGGAATGACTCTGCGATGCCAGGCCGATCAGCGTCCCCTTCGGCAACCGGCTCAGCGTGAGAGTGTAGTCGGCGTTGATGAACTTCAAGCCCTCCGAGCTCCAATTGACCAGTGAGGCAATCACATCGGCCGCCATCGCCGCGCGGGTGAACGGCGTCAGCGGTTCACCGTCGATGAGCGGGATGGACAACCTCAACCACGTGTACTTCGCGCCGCCGTCGCCGGCCCAGGTTTCGTCCGGGTCTTGTATGGACGCACCCCAGCCGTAGGTGCTGACGAACAACGGGTTGGCGTTCGGCTTCACATCCGTTGGGATCGGGGGCATTTCGACGTTCGGCGACCAGATGTCTCCCGGAGGTTGTTCGCCCCGGCGGAGAAAGAGTCCACTCGCCTGGGCGACGACCTTGCCCTCCTGGTGAATGACGGCCTCGACCAGTCGCAATCGCTTACCGCTGCGAATCTCGCGGGTCTGCACCTCAATCGGCTCGATGGCACATGGCCTCGGTAGGTCGACGGTCAGCCGCGCGGGAAGGAAGTCCGGGTCGTTGACGAATCGTTCGACGGTCCAGCCCAACAGGCCGCCGACGACGTGCCCGCTGAGCGACGGACCCCATCCGCCCCTGGCGATGGAACGCGGGTGGAAGCTCTCACCCCGACGGTCGAAATAGGCGGTGCCCGGTTTCTCCGGCGCGATCGTCGACTCAGCCAACGGGGATGCTCCTACGATTCGATGACCTAACTAAGGGCCATCAGTATCACCTAGCCCGGTTTGGGAGGCGCACTCAGTGCCGGACGACGGGGGTCGCGGCGGGAAACCGGGGACTAACCGGCGGCGATCATCGCGACCGCGGCGAGCGCCGACACCATCCCGACCGCTTGCCAGCGCGTCACCCGCTCGCGAAGCACCACGATCGCAAGCAGCACCGTCGCCGCGGGGTACAGCGCGATCAGCACGCCGGCCAGCGACAGCATTCCGGACTGCAACGCAAGCAGGGTCGCGACGTTGGCCACGGCGTCGAGCACCGCGGCGGTCAGCGCCAGGCGCAGCGGCACACCGCGTTCCAGCGTCAGGTTCGCGGTGAAAACTGCCGCCAGCATCACGATCGCGGACGCCGCGAGCCTGCCGAACACCAACGGCCACAGCTTGGCCTCGACGGGTACCTGGTCCAGGAGCACGAAGTTCATCCCGAACGCGACGCCGGACCCGACCGTCAGCCATGCGACCTTCGCGGTGAACGTGTGCGGCCTGACGTCCTCGTCGGTGGCCTCCCGGCTGACGAGTACCACCGCAACCAACGCCACCACGACGCCGACACCGGCGATGAGTCCCGGCCGCTCCCCCAGCCACAGGCCGACCCCGACCGGTATCCCGGCGACGAGGATCGCCGTCAGCGGTGACACCACGGAGATCGGCCCGGCGCCCAGCGCCGCGTAGAACCACCAGACGCCGAACGCCTGCGCGACCCCGGAAGCCAACCCCCACACCACCGCGGGAGTCGAGATCTGGCCGCCGACAGGCACCGCGACCACCGTCAGCAGGAGGAGTGCCACCGGGTAGGAGATGACCACCACGCGCAGCGCGGCGACCCGGCGCGAGGCGATGCCTCCCACGAAATCGCTTATGCCGTAACCCAGCGCCGCGATCAGCGCTGTGGCGAACGCGATCAGGTCATGCCCTTGGCGCGGCGGCCCAGCTCGCGGCTGATCTCGCGCTGCGCATCACGCTTGGCCAGGTCCTGGCGCTTATCGCGGGCTTCCTTACCGCGCGCCAACGCCAACTCGACCTTGACCTTGCCGTCTGAGAAGTAGAGCGAGAGCGGGACGAGGGTGAGATTGCCGTCGCGGATCCGCCCGATCAGGTTGTCGATCTGCTTGCGGTGCAACAGAAGTTTGCGGTTCCGTCGCGGCGCGTGATTCGTCCACGTGCCGTGGTGATACTCCGGGATATGCAGGTTGCGTAGCCACACCTCGCCGTCGTCGACGGTGGCGAACGCGTCGACCAGCGAGGCCTGCCCGTCGCGCAGACTCTTCACCTCGGTGCCCACCAGCTGCACGCCGGCCTCGAACGTCTCGAGAATCGAATAGTTGTGCCGCGCTTTTCGATTCGTCGCAATGACCTTGTTGTTGGACTTTTCGGCGTCGGCTTTTTTGGCCATGGCTATCTTCGGACGTAGAGCCGCAGGGTGATATATGCCGTGATACCAGACATCGCCAAGCCGAGGAACAACATCCACGGCGCGCTGAAGTACAGCACGTCGGCGTAGTCCACCTTGGCGATCAGATTGGCCCGATAGAACTGGTCCAGCGCGCTTTCCAGGAACAACGCCCGCACCAGGATGAGCCCGACGATCGCGATGACCACGCCGACGAACGCCGCCAGCATCGCCTCCACGAGGAACGGGAGCTGGGTGTACCAGCGGCTGGCCCCGACCAGTCGCATGATGCCGATCTCGGTGCGGCGGGTGTAGGCGGCCACCTGAACCATGTTGGCGATCAGCAGAATTGCGCCGATCGCCTGCACGAAGGCGACAGCGAACGCGGCGTTTCGGACACCGTCAAGGACGGCGAAGAGCCGGTCGATCAACACCTTCTGGTTGAGGACCTGCTGCACACCCGGCTGGCCGGCCATCGCCTCGTCGAACTTCTGATGTTGTTCGGGATCGTCGAGCTTGACGATGAAGGACGACGGGAACGCGTCCTGACCCGCGAACTCCTTGAACTCCGGGAACTTCTTCACCGCGTCGGCGTAGGCCTCTTCGCGGTTCAGGAACCGGACCGAGCGCACGTCGTCACGGTCCTCGATCTGCTGCCGCAACGCCTTACACGGATCGGCGTCACAGGTGGGGTCGTTGGCGGAGACGTCGTTGGTCAGAAAGACCTGGCTCTCCACGCGGTCCAGGTAGATGTCGCGCGACTGGTCGGCCAGCCGCACCACCAGCAGGCCGCCGCCGAACAGGCCGATCGAGATCGCAGTGGTCAGGATCATCGCGATCGTCATCGTCACATTGCGACGGAACCCGGTCAGGACCTCATTGATGAGGAATCCGAAGCGCACTAGCGGTCCATTCCGTAGACGCCGCGCTGCTCATCGCGAACAAGCCTGCCCAGTTCCAACTCAACGACGCGCTGGCGCATCGAGTCGACGATGTGGTGGTCGTGCGTGGCCATCACCACCGTCGTTCCGGTGCGGTTGATGCGTTCGAGTAGATCCATGATGTCCTTGCTGGTCTCGGGGTCCAGGTTGCCGGTGGGCTCGTCGGCCAGCAGCACCAGTGGGCGGTTGACGAACGCACGGGCGATGGCGACGCGCTGCTGTTCGCCACCGGAGAGCTCGTTGGGCAGCCGGTTGGCCTTGCCCGACAGGCCGACCATCTCCAGCACGTCGGGCACCACGCGGTTGATCACCTCGGAGCGCTTGCCGATGACCTCCAGCGCGAAGGCGACGTTCTCGAAGACCGTCTTCTGCTGCAGCAGCCGGAAGTCCTGGAACACGCAGCCCAGAACCTGCCTCAGATCGGGGATGTGGCGGCCCGGCAATTTGTTGACGTGGAACTTCGACACCCGGATGTCGCCGGACGTCGGGGTCTCCTCGGCGAGCAGCAGCCGCATGAACGTGGACTTGCCCGAACCCGACGGTCCGATGAGGAAGACGAACTCACCCTTGTCGATCTTGACCGACACGTTGTCGAGCGCGGGTCGCGCCGACGACTTGTACATCTTCGAGACGTTGTCAAGGGTGATCATCACGGGTCGCCAGTGTAGCGGGGGAAACTCAACGGGCTAGCTGGGCGGAGGCGTCAGCGCCGGGCTGGGCCCGGGCAACGTCGGTGCCGAAGGCAGGGTGATCGGCCCCAGCGGACCCGGACCGTCCGGATCGATCACCGTGCCCTCCGGGGTGGGTTCCGTCGTCGTCGGAGTGGTCGATGTGGGGCTGGTCGGCGACGTCGGGCTGGTGGTGTCCGTCGGGCTGGTGGTGGTCGTCGTCGTGGTCGTGGTGGTCGTGGTCGTGGTCGTGGTTTCCAACGGCTCCTTCGGCAGCCGCACCTGCGTGCGGGGCACCCACGTGTAGTTCGGATCCGGCACGAAGCCCGGCGGTACGACGGCGGGCGTCTGTTCCGGTTGGGGCGGACGCGCGGGCTCGACGTTGTGGTACACCCAGAACAACCCGATGAACGCGACGAGCAGCACCAACGTCGAGACCCGCATCCGGCCCCCGAGCTTGAACTTCAACCAGGACGTCATTTCCGCTCCTCCGGCGGGCCCTGCGTCTCGTCCTCCGCGCCGCCGGACGTCGCCGGGTGCACGATCGCCTCGACCATCGGCGTGCGCCCGTCAGTGGGCGACACGATGCCCGCGCGCCGCAGCGCACGGACCACAAGCACCCGGATGCGGCGGCCCACCTCGAACTGTTTGCCCGGCAACGTGCGGGCCACCATCCGTAGGTTCACGGTGTCCAGTTCGATGCTCTCGACACCCATCAGTTGGGGCGCGTCCAGCAGCAGGGCCCTCAGCCCGGGATCCTCCATCGCCTTTTCGGCCACGCCGTGCAGGACGTCGTTGACGACGTTGAGATCCGCGGACGTCGGCACCGGGATGTCGATGACGGCGCGCGCCCAGTCCTTGGACAGGTTCACCGTCTTCACGATCTGACCATTGGGGATCGTGAACATCTCGCCCTCGCTGGAGCGCAGCTTGGTGACGCGGAGCGTGACGTCCTCCACCGTGCCTTCGGCGGGCAGCGCGATACCGGCGACGGTGAGCGACACCAGGTCACCGAAGCCGTACTGCTTCTCGGTGATGATGAAGAACCCGGAGAGCAGATCCTGCACCAGGCGCTGTGCGCCGAAACCGAGCGCGGCACCCAGCACCGCGGCCGGCGCGACCAGCGAGCCGACCGGGATCGCCAGGATCGAGGTCACCTGCATGATCACGATGACGAACAACAGGGCCACCGATACCCACGAGATCACCGATGCGACGGCCTGGCGGTGCTTGGCACTCTCGGTGCGCACCAGCTGGTCGCTTTCCTGATACTCCGCGTCGATGCGCCGGACGACGCGGCGCGCCGCCCAGTTGATGAACCGCGCGGCCAACAGGCCGCCGATCAGATACAGCGCAATCGGCACGCCGCGCTCGAGGATCCAGATACCCATGCTGCCCTGCCAGAAACCGGTCCACCGGTCGGCGAGGGATAAAGCGATCAGGTTGCTATTCGTCATCTCGTCTGTTGCGCCAACGTATTCCGGCTTCCAGGAAGCCGTCGATATCGCCGTCGAGTACGGCGGCCGGATTGCCGACCTCGTACTCGGTACGCAAGTCCTTAACCATCTGGTAGGGGTGTAACACGTAGGAGCGCATTTGGTTTCCCCACGAGCTTCCGCCGTCGCCCTTCAAGGCATCCATTTCGGCGCGCTCTTCTAAACGCTTGCGTTCCAATAACTTTGCCTGAAGAACCCGCATCGCCGAGACCTTGTTCTGCAGCTGCGACTTCTCGTTCTGACAGGTGACCACGATACCGGTCGGGATGTGTGTGAGTCGAACCGCGGAATCAGTGGTGTTGACCGACTGGCCGCCGGGACCGCTGGATCGGTAGACGTCGACGCGCACGTCGCTTTCCGGAATGTCGATGTGGTCGGTGGTTTCGGTGACGGGCAGCACCTCGACTTCCGCAAACGACGTCTGACGGCGGCCCTGATTGTCGAACGGGCTGATACGCACCAGCCGGTGCGTGCCCTGCTCCACCGACAACGTGCCGTAGGCGAACGGCGCATGCACCGCGAA
The nucleotide sequence above comes from Mycolicibacterium moriokaense. Encoded proteins:
- the ftsX gene encoding permease-like cell division protein FtsX; its protein translation is MRFGFLINEVLTGFRRNVTMTIAMILTTAISIGLFGGGLLVVRLADQSRDIYLDRVESQVFLTNDVSANDPTCDADPCKALRQQIEDRDDVRSVRFLNREEAYADAVKKFPEFKEFAGQDAFPSSFIVKLDDPEQHQKFDEAMAGQPGVQQVLNQKVLIDRLFAVLDGVRNAAFAVAFVQAIGAILLIANMVQVAAYTRRTEIGIMRLVGASRWYTQLPFLVEAMLAAFVGVVIAIVGLILVRALFLESALDQFYRANLIAKVDYADVLYFSAPWMLFLGLAMSGITAYITLRLYVRR
- the smpB gene encoding SsrA-binding protein SmpB, with translation MAKKADAEKSNNKVIATNRKARHNYSILETFEAGVQLVGTEVKSLRDGQASLVDAFATVDDGEVWLRNLHIPEYHHGTWTNHAPRRNRKLLLHRKQIDNLIGRIRDGNLTLVPLSLYFSDGKVKVELALARGKEARDKRQDLAKRDAQREISRELGRRAKGMT
- the prfB gene encoding peptide chain release factor 2; amino-acid sequence: MDPDRQTDLAALDSTLTTVERVLDVDGLRSRIEKLEHEASDPNLWDDQSRAQKVTSELSHTQGELRRVEDLRRRLDDLPVLYELATEEGSADELAEADAELKKLREDIEAMEVRTLLSGEYDEREALVTIRSGAGGVDAADWAEMLMRMYIRWAEKHDYPVEVFDTSYAEEAGIKSATFAVHAPFAYGTLSVEQGTHRLVRISPFDNQGRRQTSFAEVEVLPVTETTDHIDIPESDVRVDVYRSSGPGGQSVNTTDSAVRLTHIPTGIVVTCQNEKSQLQNKVSAMRVLQAKLLERKRLEERAEMDALKGDGGSSWGNQMRSYVLHPYQMVKDLRTEYEVGNPAAVLDGDIDGFLEAGIRWRNRRDDE
- the ftsE gene encoding cell division ATP-binding protein FtsE; its protein translation is MITLDNVSKMYKSSARPALDNVSVKIDKGEFVFLIGPSGSGKSTFMRLLLAEETPTSGDIRVSKFHVNKLPGRHIPDLRQVLGCVFQDFRLLQQKTVFENVAFALEVIGKRSEVINRVVPDVLEMVGLSGKANRLPNELSGGEQQRVAIARAFVNRPLVLLADEPTGNLDPETSKDIMDLLERINRTGTTVVMATHDHHIVDSMRQRVVELELGRLVRDEQRGVYGMDR
- a CDS encoding thioesterase family protein — protein: MAESTIAPEKPGTAYFDRRGESFHPRSIARGGWGPSLSGHVVGGLLGWTVERFVNDPDFLPARLTVDLPRPCAIEPIEVQTREIRSGKRLRLVEAVIHQEGKVVAQASGLFLRRGEQPPGDIWSPNVEMPPIPTDVKPNANPLFVSTYGWGASIQDPDETWAGDGGAKYTWLRLSIPLIDGEPLTPFTRAAMAADVIASLVNWSSEGLKFINADYTLTLSRLPKGTLIGLASQSHSTQDGIATGSAILFDEDGEIGSGISVSVAQGGFRPPSK
- a CDS encoding EamA family transporter — its product is MGGIASRRVAALRVVVISYPVALLLLTVVAVPVGGQISTPAVVWGLASGVAQAFGVWWFYAALGAGPISVVSPLTAILVAGIPVGVGLWLGERPGLIAGVGVVVALVAVVLVSREATDEDVRPHTFTAKVAWLTVGSGVAFGMNFVLLDQVPVEAKLWPLVFGRLAASAIVMLAAVFTANLTLERGVPLRLALTAAVLDAVANVATLLALQSGMLSLAGVLIALYPAATVLLAIVVLRERVTRWQAVGMVSALAAVAMIAAG
- a CDS encoding mechanosensitive ion channel family protein; amino-acid sequence: MTNSNLIALSLADRWTGFWQGSMGIWILERGVPIALYLIGGLLAARFINWAARRVVRRIDAEYQESDQLVRTESAKHRQAVASVISWVSVALLFVIVIMQVTSILAIPVGSLVAPAAVLGAALGFGAQRLVQDLLSGFFIITEKQYGFGDLVSLTVAGIALPAEGTVEDVTLRVTKLRSSEGEMFTIPNGQIVKTVNLSKDWARAVIDIPVPTSADLNVVNDVLHGVAEKAMEDPGLRALLLDAPQLMGVESIELDTVNLRMVARTLPGKQFEVGRRIRVLVVRALRRAGIVSPTDGRTPMVEAIVHPATSGGAEDETQGPPEERK
- a CDS encoding sulfotransferase family protein, with protein sequence MTWRPSARTAAALAIYEAAEQDRTSRPERYLLEPGAIVDRLAARGIDERRFAKGWRAGLEMFLQSAKEEGRLNAVGARTAVQSALGRLTAGAKIAQWREENPARADAPLAPPIVIVGGWRTGTTFLFRLLGSDPRLHAQLPAELAAPWLFADSAPHAGPELSAAGSQMLHTLNPDMAFVHPSGPTLPEECVLGMGTDMRNWGFTSFMRLPSYATWLADQDFGDSYARYREALQLLASNDDRRFVLKAPAHTPELRHIAREFPGAIVIQIHRDIVTTIASGASLFAVYQSTYSDNVDAVDVGRRQADQTELWFRRAAEFRGSAERNAVTLIDVDYRELVDDTPRVLEKIYSAVDMPVPALEEFIADYHAAHPRDAHGTHRYQPEDFGIDVGELRERFAFLGR